One window of the Deinococcus metalli genome contains the following:
- a CDS encoding Crp/Fnr family transcriptional regulator — protein MLPGAFGVLPADAQAQLQSAGRAGRWSRGGLLFHPEDAAETLFLLTRGAVRLYRLGSGAREVTLDVHGPGDLLGVGSLTPGARYGMYAEAMDDTEALLLGQDVLSRVRQSQPSVAVALGEQLTRQTRGVQERLSGLVFLEVSQRLALALLNLAEREGGWPPGGTLALRDRVSHQDLAHVVGSTRETITKLLGDFRTRGLLDIGYRRIVLTDKDGLTRAMQEPLR, from the coding sequence ATGTTGCCCGGAGCGTTTGGTGTGTTGCCTGCAGACGCGCAGGCGCAACTGCAGAGTGCCGGCCGCGCCGGCCGCTGGTCGCGCGGCGGTCTGCTGTTCCACCCGGAGGACGCGGCCGAGACGCTGTTTCTCCTCACGCGCGGCGCGGTGCGGCTGTACCGGCTCGGCTCCGGCGCGCGCGAGGTGACGCTGGACGTCCACGGACCGGGCGACCTGCTGGGCGTGGGCAGCCTCACGCCGGGCGCGCGCTACGGCATGTACGCCGAGGCGATGGACGACACCGAGGCGCTGCTGCTGGGCCAGGACGTGCTGTCGCGCGTGCGGCAGTCGCAGCCGTCGGTGGCGGTCGCGCTGGGCGAGCAGCTCACCCGGCAGACGCGCGGCGTGCAGGAGCGGCTGTCGGGCCTGGTGTTCCTGGAGGTCTCGCAGCGGCTGGCGCTGGCGCTGCTGAACCTCGCGGAGCGCGAGGGCGGATGGCCGCCGGGCGGCACGCTGGCCCTGCGCGACCGTGTGTCGCACCAGGACCTCGCGCACGTGGTGGGCAGCACGCGCGAGACGATCACGAAGCTGCTGGGAGATTTCCGCACGCGCGGCCTACTGGACATCGGCTACCGCCGCATCGTCCTGACGGACAAGGACGGTCTGACGCGCGCGATGCAGGAGCCGCTGCGCTGA
- a CDS encoding WecB/TagA/CpsF family glycosyltransferase gives MTVPTLPPRLSLFDLPLDPVTLDHALDTLGGWMFRDARTPHTVVTLNPEFIVQCQSQPDFVAAIQAADLVTADGVGIVWAARQLLHQDVPRAPGYDLVKGLMERHRGDLKVFMLGSKPGVAELAAQNAVRDYGIQVAGTHHGYFDLPEDQRVAELVQGSGAHLLLTAMGARRQETFNQYWRQVMGVPVMIGCGGVLDVLAGSAQLAPDWTRRMGVEWIWRVAGDRKRWGRAPRLFQFTQMVQAEKRRPR, from the coding sequence ATGACCGTCCCGACCCTGCCGCCCCGGCTGTCGCTGTTTGACCTGCCGCTCGATCCCGTCACGCTCGACCACGCACTGGACACGCTGGGCGGGTGGATGTTCCGGGACGCGCGTACGCCGCACACGGTCGTCACTCTGAACCCGGAATTCATCGTGCAGTGCCAGAGCCAGCCGGACTTCGTGGCGGCGATCCAGGCGGCGGATCTGGTGACGGCCGACGGCGTGGGCATCGTGTGGGCCGCCCGGCAACTGCTGCACCAGGACGTGCCGCGCGCGCCCGGCTACGACCTCGTGAAGGGATTAATGGAACGCCACCGGGGCGACCTGAAGGTGTTCATGCTGGGCTCCAAGCCCGGGGTGGCCGAACTCGCCGCGCAGAATGCCGTGCGCGACTACGGCATCCAGGTGGCGGGGACGCACCACGGCTACTTCGACCTGCCCGAGGACCAGCGGGTCGCGGAACTCGTGCAAGGCAGCGGCGCGCATCTGCTGCTGACGGCCATGGGCGCCCGGCGGCAGGAGACCTTCAACCAGTACTGGCGGCAGGTGATGGGCGTGCCCGTCATGATCGGCTGCGGCGGCGTGCTGGATGTGCTGGCGGGCAGCGCGCAACTCGCGCCGGACTGGACGCGCCGGATGGGCGTCGAGTGGATCTGGCGGGTGGCCGGCGACCGCAAGCGCTGGGGCCGCGCGCCCCGGCTGTTTCAGTTCACGCAGATGGTGCAGGCGGAGAAACGCAGGCCGCGCTGA
- a CDS encoding aminotransferase family protein, with protein sequence MSNVFYRSSTSYPQAVRADGVFLYDAAGTRYLDGSSGALVANVGHGRAEVADAMAAQARRLAFVHGSQFTSDVLEDYASRLATFLDLPDFRLWAVAGGSEANESAIKLARQYHVERGEPGRFRVVTRVPSYHGASLGALAASGMGARRALYAPLMREDAWPKMPKPDPTMSGQDDAERLRALLEAAGPDTVSAFICEPVVGASDAALAPNAGYHAAVAAICREYGVLFIADEVMSGMGRCGAPLAVRLGGDTTPDIVVLGKGLAAGYAPLAGVMASPEVYATVMDGSGAFKHGFTYAGHPVSVAAGLSVLDIVQREKLVMAARERGTQLMAGLRELTARHPHVLEVRGHGLLLGVLLGDPATGEAFPQPGIAERVSAAARGRGLLTYPGSGAVDGVRGDHLLLGPPLSITSAEVAEMLELLDGALATVAK encoded by the coding sequence ATGTCAAACGTCTTCTACCGCAGCAGCACCTCCTATCCGCAGGCCGTCCGCGCCGACGGCGTCTTCCTCTACGACGCGGCCGGAACGCGCTATCTGGATGGCAGTTCCGGCGCGCTGGTGGCGAACGTCGGCCACGGTCGGGCCGAGGTGGCGGACGCCATGGCCGCCCAGGCGCGCCGACTGGCCTTCGTGCACGGCTCGCAGTTCACGAGCGACGTGCTGGAGGACTACGCGTCGCGCCTCGCCACGTTCCTGGACCTGCCGGACTTCCGGCTGTGGGCGGTGGCCGGCGGCTCCGAGGCGAACGAGAGCGCGATCAAGCTCGCCCGGCAATATCACGTTGAGCGCGGCGAGCCCGGTCGCTTCAGGGTGGTCACGCGGGTGCCGAGCTACCACGGCGCGTCGCTGGGCGCCCTGGCGGCGTCGGGGATGGGCGCGCGGCGGGCCCTGTACGCGCCGCTGATGCGCGAGGACGCATGGCCCAAGATGCCGAAACCCGACCCGACGATGTCCGGCCAGGACGACGCCGAACGGCTGCGCGCGCTGCTGGAGGCGGCCGGGCCGGACACGGTCTCGGCGTTCATCTGCGAGCCGGTGGTGGGTGCGTCCGACGCGGCGCTCGCGCCGAACGCCGGGTATCACGCGGCGGTCGCGGCGATCTGCCGCGAGTACGGCGTGCTGTTCATCGCGGACGAGGTGATGAGCGGCATGGGCCGCTGCGGCGCGCCGCTGGCCGTGCGGCTGGGCGGGGACACCACGCCGGACATCGTGGTGCTCGGCAAGGGCCTCGCGGCCGGGTACGCGCCCCTGGCGGGCGTGATGGCGAGCCCGGAGGTGTACGCCACCGTCATGGACGGCAGCGGCGCGTTCAAGCACGGCTTCACGTACGCGGGGCACCCGGTCAGCGTGGCCGCCGGCCTGAGCGTGCTGGACATCGTGCAGCGCGAGAAGTTGGTGATGGCGGCGCGGGAACGCGGCACTCAGCTCATGGCCGGCCTGCGGGAGCTGACGGCCCGGCACCCGCACGTGCTGGAGGTGCGCGGGCACGGCCTGCTGCTGGGCGTGCTCCTGGGCGATCCGGCCACTGGCGAGGCCTTCCCGCAGCCGGGCATCGCAGAGCGCGTGTCCGCCGCCGCCCGCGGGCGCGGCCTGCTCACCTACCCTGGCTCCGGCGCGGTGGACGGCGTGCGCGGCGACCACCTGCTGCTGGGTCCGCCGCTGAGCATCACGTCGGCGGAAGTGGCTGAGATGCTGGAGCTGCTGGACGGAGCGCTGGCCACCGTCGCCAAATGA
- a CDS encoding DinB family protein — protein MSGPAERAVGNLFLGGPANVSWERALEGLDAADALRVPAGLPHAVGQVAAHVQFWQAWLLDAAAGDARPWPEHAAGGWPEPGAWDTLRRDLLTAQARLRDLARDPAFMSGSTPQGQPWAATLASFAGHGVYHLGQVVVIRQALGLWPPPSGGDTW, from the coding sequence GTGAGCGGGCCGGCCGAGCGCGCCGTCGGGAACCTGTTCCTGGGCGGCCCGGCGAACGTGTCGTGGGAGCGCGCGCTGGAGGGACTGGACGCCGCGGACGCCCTGCGCGTGCCCGCCGGCCTGCCTCACGCCGTGGGGCAGGTCGCCGCCCACGTGCAGTTCTGGCAGGCGTGGCTGCTGGACGCCGCCGCCGGCGACGCGCGCCCGTGGCCCGAGCATGCGGCCGGCGGCTGGCCTGAGCCCGGCGCGTGGGACACGCTCCGACGTGACCTCCTGACCGCCCAGGCCCGCCTGCGCGACCTCGCGCGCGACCCGGCGTTCATGTCCGGAAGCACGCCGCAGGGGCAGCCGTGGGCCGCGACCCTCGCCTCCTTCGCCGGGCATGGCGTGTACCACCTGGGTCAGGTCGTCGTGATCCGGCAGGCGCTGGGGCTGTGGCCGCCGCCGTCGGGTGGCGACACGTGGTAG
- a CDS encoding DinB family protein: MSDASPTDDRNARAQLAFARLLPKLFRGGQAFVGVEASLSGLDADVATTRPPGLPHSVAELVAHVNWWNRWMLDIIEMGEAQPYPKRAADTWPEVDAAEWGRVRNEFYELLARVDTHAARPDLANPVNHEETIGELLADFALHTAHHFGQVVTVRQALGAWPPPGGGDTW; encoded by the coding sequence ATGAGCGACGCCTCCCCCACCGACGACCGCAACGCGCGCGCGCAGCTGGCCTTCGCCCGGCTGCTGCCCAAACTCTTCCGGGGCGGACAGGCCTTCGTGGGCGTGGAGGCGTCCCTGAGCGGCCTGGACGCCGACGTGGCCACCACCCGCCCGCCGGGCCTGCCGCACTCGGTGGCGGAACTGGTGGCGCACGTGAACTGGTGGAACCGCTGGATGCTGGACATCATCGAGATGGGCGAGGCGCAGCCGTACCCCAAACGCGCCGCCGACACGTGGCCCGAGGTGGACGCGGCCGAGTGGGGCCGCGTGCGCAACGAGTTCTACGAGCTGCTGGCCCGCGTGGACACGCACGCCGCGCGGCCCGATCTGGCCAACCCCGTGAACCACGAGGAGACCATCGGGGAACTGCTGGCCGACTTCGCGCTGCACACCGCGCACCACTTCGGGCAGGTCGTGACGGTGCGCCAGGCGCTGGGCGCGTGGCCCCCGCCCGGCGGCGGCGATACGTGGTGA